TGCCTATCAAAAACGCCAGCAAACAGTTTCGGAACATCAACAACAAATTCGTGATTATTTAAGGCTGAGTAGTTTTGATAAGTCTGCTATTGCTCAAGTCAGTGAATTTTTATTTATTGAAGCACAGCGTACGGACCATGTCAGTATTTTATTGATCAAGGCAGAGCAATTTTTAAAAGAACAATGTATTTTACAACCTGCACGTGATACGTTAGAACGGTTAATTATCATGCAAAGGCAAAAAGCACGGCAGTTTATTTATGATAAAATACTGACAAATCTAACTGAAGTACAATCTAAGCACTTAGATGACTTACTTAAAACAGATGAATCTCGCATATCTCCTTTGCAGCAGTTAAAGCAGCCGCCTGCCAAGCCTTCTCCAAAAGCACTTATAGCATTGACCCAAAAATTGGAATTAATTCATGTTATTGATATCGCTAAGCTAGATACCAACTGGCTGAATAACAACTATCAACGTAGCCTCACTAAATATGTCCTACGTTGTTCTGCTAAACGTTTAAGAGATTTGCAAGCCTCCTATCGTTATACTGCACTGATTTGTTTTTTAAAACAGTTAAATCTAGATACAATTGACTACATTATAGATATGCACCATAAATTAATGCTGAAAGTGTATAACCGTGCAGATATGCAAATGGATGAGGCACTAAGAAAACAGCGCAAGCATTTTAAGCAAGGGCAGGTTTTACTCAACACTATTGCAGAGCTTGTATTGGATAGCTCTATTGAAGATACTAAATTACGAAAAGCTATTCTTAACCAAGTAAATCGTGAAACCTTGGAACAGCACCTTTTAACCTCTCAAGCTTGGCTCACAGGTAAATTCAGTCATCTCTTTCACTTGGTAGTGGAACGATTTAGTTATTTGCGCCAATTCTCACCTGCATTAATTGCGCATTTAAAATTTGAAGCTAAAGGAGAACGAGCGACCAATTTGCTTAAAGCGATCGAACTACTGCATGAGCTGAATCAGCAACAAAAACGTAAATTGCCAGACGATGCCCCAATCGATTTTATTCCTAAAAAATTAAGATCATTGGTAAAACCGCAAGGTATATTGGATAAACCGGCATGGGAATCTGCTTTATTGACCAGTATCCGTGATGAAATTAAAATAGGTAACCTGACGGTCAAAGATAGTAAACGCTTTGGCAATTTTGATAATTTTTTTATGCCCTGTACAGAGTGGAAGAAAGAACGGATAGCTTTTTTTAAGAGAGCAGGATTACCTGAAAATCCACAAAGCGTTAAAGTTTACTTAACAGAGCGATTAAATAAGGCTTTTGATACATTTTTAGCCACTGAGTCATATAACACCTATGCTAAAGTGGAAAATGGCAAGTGGGCATTATCCATTGATCCAACAGAAGAAAACTTACCTGAGGAAAAAGAATCGCTGAATACCTTACAAACTTGGCTTAAAAAATATATGCGTTCCATCAAGCTACCACAGTTACTGATTGAAGTAGATAATGATTTAGGTTTTACAAAAGGATTCATGCTTCCGCACCAGCAAAGCAACCGTCAGGTTGATGATGTTTGTGCGATTTTGGTTAGCATTATGGCACATGGCTGTTTCATTGGTCCATACACCATGGCAAGATTAACGGAAGGTGTAACCTACGATCAAATTAGCCATATTACCGACTGGCAACTCACTGAAGAAACACAGCGTTCTGCACTTGCCATGATTGTAAATGCTATCACTAATCTTGATATTAGTAAGCAATGGGGCGATGGCAAAACATCTAGCAGCGATGCTCAACGCTATTCTTACTCACGACGTACGTTACAACAGACATATAGCACAAAATTCCGTGATTTTGCTCTAGAGTTTTATACCTTTGTCGCTGACAATTATGCACCATATTTTAGTCTTCCGATTGAGTGTACAGACAGAGATTCACCTTATGTGATGGACGGCATATTGTATAATGAAAGCGATTTAGTCATTGAAGAGCATTATGTGGATTCTCATGGCTATACCGAAATCAACTACGCTGGCTTTGCTATGATAGGCAAAAAATTGTCAGCACGTATCCGTGGTATACAGCATCAACGGCTTTACCGAATAGATGAAACCAAAAATTACGGCAGCTTAGTTTCTAGTTGCAGGTAAAGATAAATTAATTCGCATGGATTGGATTGAAGATCAATGGGACAAGATAGGGCATTTTTATGCATCCTTAGCAAGTGGACACACAACTGCCTCTACAGCACTAAAACGCTTGACTGGCTTTAGTCCCAAGAATCACTTTTACCGTGCAAACCGTGAGGTAGGACGTATTTTTAAAACAGAAAATATTTTAACTTATATGTCCGATCCGCTGCTACGGCAAAATAGACGGCGAGGTCTCTTAAAAGGAGAATAATTACACCAACTTGCACGAGAGGTAGGCTATGGCAAACGGGGGCGTATTAGTGCTAACGATTTACAAGCACAGCGCAATACTTGTAGCTGCTTAACCCTCATCATCGCTTGCATTATTTACTGGCAAGCAAAAGAGATTACCCATATTATCAAAATCTATGGCAATGAATTGGATGAGCGACATTTAGCAATGTTACCTCACATTAGTCCAATTGGCTGGGATAATATTATTTTATACGGAGAATATGTATTGGATAGAAGTTTAATCAAATAGCAAATAAATTTCTTAGCGTGTATTTACGCACAATTCTTCCTAATACCCTATAATAACTCTTTTTTAAATTCCTCAAAGTTTTTCATAACAACCTTCCTTTAATCTAGTTTTAGCTATTAAAATGGCAGCTTTAGGGGTTTTTTCCGTTTTTTTGATAAATGTGTGCAATATAACTATTTTCTTATCTATAGCTAAATAATATATTGATCTTGCTATATTATCTTTACCACGTAACCTTAATTCCCAAAATTTGCCTTCTATATTTCTTGTATGTGGCATCCCTACATTATGTGGGCTAAATTCAATAAGCAATTCGCATACATATAAAAAATCGGCTTGCAGATCGTAAGTAAGCTTCTTTACTTCTTTTTCTGCAACTTTATTTATAAATTCTATAGTCCATTTTTTCATATAGGTAATATATCAAGTTTGATATATTACTCAATAACTTTTTATTAATATTTAATGTATGATGCAAGTATAGCTTCTTTTAAATTCTAAATAATAATCTTATATGAGTATTTTATCATATAAATAGAAAAGCTTAACAATGATTAAGATATATTTGTGAGCGTTCACGGATATAAATAAAAAATAAATAAGGAGTTGAAAAAGGTTATAGAATTGTATAGAAATAGATAGGACAAGAATAAGTAGGAGCATCAATGAATAATGTTCTATCCGATCGAATTATAGAGTTAGAAAAGCTAGTAGAATTACTAGAAGTAACCAATCAACGGCTTTTACAAGAAAATAAAGAATTAAAGATTAAGCTAATAGAGTTGGAAGATAGGCTAAATAAGAATTCTAGCAACTCTGGTCTTCCTAGCTCTAAAGATATATACCGGATAGAGAAGAAGACAAGACCCAAGAGTGATAAAAATCCCGGGGGACAAGCAGGTCATAAATATAACGCTTATCAAATAAAAACGTCAGATATCAATGTTGATATTATGCCCGATGAAGAGATTTGTAAGTGCGGTGGTTCATTGTTATTAGAAGAAAAATATAGAACCCATCAAAAAATAGAAATTCCTATTATCAAGCTGGTTGTTACGGAATATAGGTTGTATAGGAAAGTATGCTCTTTATGTAATAGAAGATATAAAGCAAAACTAGATAATTACCGATTATTAGGGAAGAACGCTGAAAGTATAATTAGTTCTTTAAGTGGATTCTTTAATAATAGTAAGAGAGAAGTACAATCAATATTAAACCAAATATTTAACCTTGATATTAGTCTTGGCTTGATCTCAAATACGGAGAACAGAATATCAGTTAAGTTAGAAGATAAATATAATGAATTATTGAATAAAATTGAAGAAAGCAGTTACCTTCATTTAGACGAGACAAGTTCTAGTAATAAAGGTAGTAAACATTGGTGCTGGGTAGCTACGAACAAAGCTTTTACGGTATTTAAGCTAGCTAATTCAAGAGGACAAAAGATATTAGAAAGTTTTTTACCTGAATATGAAGGGAAAATAATAAGCGATAGATATGCGGCTTATAATATGTTTGACAGCAGCAATCGTCAAATATGTTTAGCTCATTTGCGTAGAGATTTTAAAAGATTCGCTCATAGTCACAATGCCTCTCTTGCTAAAATTGGTTCAGACCTTCTTTGCGTAACTGATACGATATTTAGGCTTTATAATTTACATAAAGAAAATAAGTTAGATAAACCTCGATATTTAACAGTAATGCAGAAAATTAAAAAGATTATGCTGTATTACTTGCAAGATGTCGCTAATACTGAATACTTACAAGCCCAAAGAGTAGCAAATAATATATCCAAAAGAAGTTTTCAATATATTACCGCAATAAATGTAAGCTACGTAAAAACACACAGGCCATATGCATTGTATTAAAAAGAATGACAAAATAGTTTTTTTATTAACTTTTTTATTCCATATTAAGTTATTTTGTAATATTTTCTCATCTACATTTAACTTTTCCAAAGTCTTTTTCATATATCGTTTTGCGTCTGCAAATTCTGGTGTTTCTCTAAGGGCTGTCCTAGCAGTTGTCCCAATTAATGCAACCCCTGCTCCAAACCAAAAAGCCATACGCCAATTAAAATCAAATGATGTAACTAGGGAAGCGATACCTAACGCAACCGCAGAACCTACACTGGCAAAAATAGACATTAGTGCGACTGCTGGGTATTGGATAGGAGGGTTAATTGTTTCAGTTAAATAAAGTTCTGCACCGACTATTTCTCCCATAGACGATATACCTTGAATAATACGGCATATTGTTACTAACCATGAGGCAGTAATCCCTATTTTGGCATATGGAGATAAATTAGCCATAATAAGACAAGAAATAGCCATCAAAAAAGCTGTAATAATAACTGTAGATTTACGACCTATACTATCCCCTATCCAACCAAAAATTAAGGCACCGACAGGACGAAAGATAAATGTAGAACAAAAAGCAAAAGAAGTAATTAAAGTATCAGAAAAAGAATTATCTGGAGAAAAAAATAGCTCATTAAGCAATACCGCCATATGTACGTAAAGCATTAGATCAAAATATTCTAAAAAAGTACCTATAGATAAAATACCTATTGCTTCTTTTTCTTCTTTTGTTAAGCTTCTTTGCTCTTTCTCATATCTTAACAATTTCTTTACATTTTTATTAAATTGCAAAGAAGTTATATTTTTTCTGTTAAAAGTCAATAAAAAATTTTGCGTTTCACGATAAAAAAATGAAGCGTGGCTTAAACGCTTCATAAGAATCAGAAATTTTTTGAGGTAGGCTTAGGATATTTCGCAATGCTCTTTAGCACCTTCTTGCCCCATAGGCTTAACAGCGTTATTATTAGCTGACATACTATCTTCAATTGGCTCTACATAGTATGCAAAAGATTTCATTCCTATATCATTTTTAGTATGTATGGTTTCACAATAAGAATGACCGGAATTTTTACTTATAAAATAGTCGAAAGCTTTAGCTCTAGCCATTATTTCTTCGCAACTAACATCTCTATTTTTTACGCCTGCTTCATGTTTCTTGATTTGAGCAATACATTTATCGGCAAATTGCTGAGTGTTTGAAGGAAGTGGCGGCTCACCTTCTAATAGTTTAATTGATCGCTCATCCCCAAGCTTGATACCTACAGCTAAGGTTAAGTTACTTAAAAACTCATCTCGATTAACACCATAACCGTTTATGTAGCTTGATGCTAGATAAAAAGAGGTTTCTTTGACTCCTATAGTAAAATTTAAGAATAAATCCCACGCAGTATCTTCAAACCCCTTTTCTCTTATTTCTCTTGCTTCTGGATCGGTTAAATATAATTCATGTTGTTCACATTTTCTATCATCTAAATATGTCTCTCTAATTTTTTGAAAATTTCCTTTTCGAGCGTAATTTTGACTTAAACAATTATCTACTACTTGATAATCATTTTTAGAAAGGGTAGACATATTAACTCTTTTAAATCTAAATGGCATAATCATTCTCCTTATTTTTATTCAATACCTTTTGTTTTATTAGCCAGTCTTTGCATATTCGGGCTTGGTCCAGGTGCTATAGGAAATTTAAACGGTGCAGTATTTACTTCGGTACCATTTTTAATTTGTTTTACCGCATGTATGGACCTCCCCAATAATGCAAGAAAAAAATAATATTTAATAGTCAACAAGCAAATGCAGTCATGTATTCGGCTTATAATTGATAAATTACTTTAAATTTATCACTTTAAATTTATCAATTAGCCCTGATGGAATTCGCTACCTACTAACTTTTACTTATCACTTTTCCGGCTTCATTAGAGCCTGTGCGGTAATCAGTTTTTTTGTAGGTTAAGGTTTGTCTTATTTACCATCAATATTATTATCTCACGCATATTTCAGGTTGGAATATATTAGTCTCTATTTTAGAGTAATACTTATTAATATTTTATTTACTAAATTTTGTTAACTTATCAGTTACAAACTTTAGTTTCATTATAATCATTGCCGGTGCGTAATACTGCAAATACTACTCGTGCTAATTTATTCGCTATTGCAACAGTAGTTTTATTATGCCCACATCGTTCTAATAAATTAAACATCCATTTAGTAAATTTACTAAAATCTTTTTTATTTTTTTGTGCTTCAGTTGTAAACCTTAGCTTAGCATTTAATACCGCTCTTGCTCCTTGAATTAATAAAGTACGTAAATAAGTATCACCTCTCTTGCTTATACTAAGTAA
This genomic window from Rickettsia endosymbiont of Ceutorhynchus obstrictus contains:
- a CDS encoding MFS transporter, which codes for MKRLSHASFFYRETQNFLLTFNRKNITSLQFNKNVKKLLRYEKEQRSLTKEEKEAIGILSIGTFLEYFDLMLYVHMAVLLNELFFSPDNSFSDTLITSFAFCSTFIFRPVGALIFGWIGDSIGRKSTVIITAFLMAISCLIMANLSPYAKIGITASWLVTICRIIQGISSMGEIVGAELYLTETINPPIQYPAVALMSIFASVGSAVALGIASLVTSFDFNWRMAFWFGAGVALIGTTARTALRETPEFADAKRYMKKTLEKLNVDEKILQNNLIWNKKVNKKTILSFFLIQCIWPVCFYVAYIYCGNILKTSFGYIICYSLGL
- a CDS encoding type II toxin-antitoxin system RelE/ParE family toxin, translated to MKKWTIEFINKVAEKEVKKLTYDLQADFLYVCELLIEFSPHNVGMPHTRNIEGKFWELRLRGKDNIARSIYYLAIDKKIVILHTFIKKTEKTPKAAILIAKTRLKEGCYEKL
- a CDS encoding IS66 family transposase produces the protein MNNVLSDRIIELEKLVELLEVTNQRLLQENKELKIKLIELEDRLNKNSSNSGLPSSKDIYRIEKKTRPKSDKNPGGQAGHKYNAYQIKTSDINVDIMPDEEICKCGGSLLLEEKYRTHQKIEIPIIKLVVTEYRLYRKVCSLCNRRYKAKLDNYRLLGKNAESIISSLSGFFNNSKREVQSILNQIFNLDISLGLISNTENRISVKLEDKYNELLNKIEESSYLHLDETSSSNKGSKHWCWVATNKAFTVFKLANSRGQKILESFLPEYEGKIISDRYAAYNMFDSSNRQICLAHLRRDFKRFAHSHNASLAKIGSDLLCVTDTIFRLYNLHKENKLDKPRYLTVMQKIKKIMLYYLQDVANTEYLQAQRVANNISKRSFQYITAINVSYVKTHRPYALY
- a CDS encoding Tn3 family transposase gives rise to the protein MNNQEIVKALPESVVIQLATLSEQDRSVIQKCRGQHNRLGFAYQLMFVKVFNYFPNQALLEIQPQIITFAVLQLGIKTELINAYQKRQQTVSEHQQQIRDYLRLSSFDKSAIAQVSEFLFIEAQRTDHVSILLIKAEQFLKEQCILQPARDTLERLIIMQRQKARQFIYDKILTNLTEVQSKHLDDLLKTDESRISPLQQLKQPPAKPSPKALIALTQKLELIHVIDIAKLDTNWLNNNYQRSLTKYVLRCSAKRLRDLQASYRYTALICFLKQLNLDTIDYIIDMHHKLMLKVYNRADMQMDEALRKQRKHFKQGQVLLNTIAELVLDSSIEDTKLRKAILNQVNRETLEQHLLTSQAWLTGKFSHLFHLVVERFSYLRQFSPALIAHLKFEAKGERATNLLKAIELLHELNQQQKRKLPDDAPIDFIPKKLRSLVKPQGILDKPAWESALLTSIRDEIKIGNLTVKDSKRFGNFDNFFMPCTEWKKERIAFFKRAGLPENPQSVKVYLTERLNKAFDTFLATESYNTYAKVENGKWALSIDPTEENLPEEKESLNTLQTWLKKYMRSIKLPQLLIEVDNDLGFTKGFMLPHQQSNRQVDDVCAILVSIMAHGCFIGPYTMARLTEGVTYDQISHITDWQLTEETQRSALAMIVNAITNLDISKQWGDGKTSSSDAQRYSYSRRTLQQTYSTKFRDFALEFYTFVADNYAPYFSLPIECTDRDSPYVMDGILYNESDLVIEEHYVDSHGYTEINYAGFAMIGKKLSARIRGIQHQRLYRIDETKNYGSLVSSCR